Genomic DNA from Mycobacterium stomatepiae:
CGCAGCAACTGCACCGCCGGACGGCTCAGGCTGGCCGGGTCGTCGCCGGTGAGCCCGGGAACCTGCAGGTGACCCACCATGACGGCGACCGGTGTCACGGTGGTCAGCGTCCGGTACGGCACCAGATCGCTGGTTTGCAGGTCGGCCAGCGACGGCGTGAGCACCCCGCCCTTGTGCGAGTCGCCGGACCCGTGCCCGTGGCCGGGGAAGTGTTTGAGCACCGGCAGCACTCCGGCGTCGCGCAAGCCTTGCGCGTAGGCCCCGGCGTAGGCGGTGACGGTCGCCGGGTCATTGCTGAACGAGCGGTTGCCGATCACGGCGTCGTCGGGCTCGTCGGAGACATCGACCACCGGCGCGAAGTCGATCGTGATGCCCAGGTCGCGCATCTTCTTGCCGCGCTGTGCCGCCTGTTCGCGGACCTGCTCGACGGTCTGGGTCTTGGCCAGCTCGCGCGGCGACGGCGCCGTGCCGATCAGCGACTTCAGCCGGGACACCCGGCCACCTTCCTCGTCGACGCTGACGGCCAGCGGCAGCGGCCCCGCGCTGCCCGCGATCTCTGCCAGCGGGCCCTGATAGATGCCCAGGTCCGTCCAGCTGCCGATGAAGATGCCGCCGACGTGGTAGCCGTTGACCACGGCGCGGGCGTCATCGGCGTCTTTCACACCAACCATCAGCAGCTGGGCCAGCTTGTCGCGGATCGACAGTTTGCCTGGCAGCGACGTGGGGTCGGAGCAGACCGGCGGCGCCGGCGGTGCGGCGAGCACCTTGCTGCTGGTGGTCGCGGGGGGCCGGGCGGCGTCGTGGCCACATGCGACCAACAACGCCGAAGCCGCGGCCAGCACGGCCAGAGTGCGCGGAAAAGCCATCGGAACATGGTGTCACGACGGGTACGCGCATCGGTCGGCCCCATCGGGCGGATTCCACGCGCACCGGCGCCGGCCGGGGTTAGGTTGGCGACAAGGCCATCACCGACCGGTAAGGGAGGAGCCAGCGATGACCGCTTTCACGCTGGCAGCCGCGGCAGGCATCGCCGCGGGTCTGGCAATCGGCGCCGTCGCCACCGTTGGCGTCACACTCACCGCCGAGGACCGCACCCTGGTCCCGGCCCGAGCCCCGTCCAGCCCGTCCTCGCCCTATCTCGTGCAGTACGGCGACCGCTGCGTCGGTGGGTATTGCCTGCCGTGCAACAGTCCGGAGGACTGCCTGAACCAGATACCGCCGGTGCCGGGACTGCCGCCGGAACTGCAGCCCTGACGCGACTCGCGGTTCGGCGGACAACGGCGCTCGTCGCCCGGCGCGGTTAGGTTGGCCACAGACTCACTGGCAAGGGAGGAGCCAGCGATGGCGGGTTTCGCGCTGGCCGCGGCGGCCGGTATCGCGGCGGGGCTGACGATCGGAGCCGCCGCGACCGTCGGCGTCACGTTCGTCGTCGAGGACCACCGGGTGGTGCCGGTGCAGACCGCACCGGCGACTCTGAACCCCGCGGGCCCGTATCTGGTGAACTACGGCTCTCGGTGTTGGCACGGACATTGCGTGCCGTGGCCGTGAGTCGCCGGCCGGGAGGCGAACAGCCCTTCTGCTAGGTTGACTTTTGGGTAGTCCCCCGTGACCACCGCGAAACCCGAGGAGACCGATGAACCGGATCATTGCGCCCGCCGCCGCGAGCGTGGTGGTTGGTTTGTTGCTGGGCGCGGCCGCGATCTTCGGAATCACCCTGATGGTGCAACAGGACACGAAGCCGCCACTTCCCGGGGGCGATCCGCAGTCGTCAGTGCTCAACCGGGTCGAATACGGCAACCGTAGCTAGCGGCGATCGCAAGCGCGGCCGTGGCGATCGCAAGCGCGGCGTAGCCGGGCGCAGCGGGTCGTCGCCATCCGGCCCAGCGGAGGCCCGTACTCCGCCTGCGGCGGACTCGGCCGCGGGCTTGTCGGTTACTCCACTGTCGCGGCGCTGGCTCTTTCTGGTCGGCGCAATCTCCCTGGCGCTGACGTTCGCGCAGTCGCCCGGTCAGGTGTCCCCCGATACCAAGCTGGACCTGACCGCCAACCCGCTGCGCTTCCTGGCCCGCGCCACCAACCTGTGGAACAGCGAGCTGCCGTTCGGCCAGACGCAGAATCAGGCCTACGGCTACCTGTTTCCGCACGGCGCCTTCTTTGCGATCGGCCACCTACTCGGCGTGCCCGGCTGGATGACGCAGCGGCTGTGGTGGGCGTTGCTGTTGACGGCCGGCTTCTGGGGATTGCTGCGGGTCGCCGAGGCGCTGGGGATCGGTAGCCCGTCGTCGCGGGTGATCAGCGCGGCCGCGTTCGCACTGTCCCCGCGGGTGCTGACCACGCTCGGCTCAATCTCGTCGGAGACCTTGCCGATCATGCTGGCGCCGTGGGTGTTGCTGCCGACGATCCTCGCGTTGCGAGGGACCCCGGGCCGGTCGGTGCGCGCGCTGGCCGGCCAGGCCGGGCTGGCGGTCGCGCTGATGGGCGCGGTGAATGCGATCGCCACGCTGGCGGGTTGCCTGCCTGCGGTGATCTGGTGGGCCTGTCATCGGCCCAATCGGTTGTGGTGGCGCTACACCGCGTGGTGGGCGTTGAGTCTGGTGCTGGCGATGCTGTGGTGGGTCGTCGCGCTGGTGATGCTGCGTAACGTCAGCCCGCCGTTCCTGGACTTCATCGAATCCTCGGGGGTGACGACGCAGTGGTCGTCACTGGTCGAGATGCTGCGCGGCACCGACAGTTGGACGCCGTTCGTGGCCCCGAATGCGACCGCGGGCGCGCCGCTGGTGACCGGCTCGGCGGCCATCCTGGCGACCTGCCTGGTCGCGGCGGCCGGTTTGGCCGGACTGGCCAGCGCCGCGATGCCGGCCCGCGGACGGCTGGTGACGATGCTGCTGGTCGGGGTGGTGTTGATGGCCGTCGGCTACAGCGGCGGGCTGGGCTCGCCGCTGGCGCATCAGGTGCAGCTGTTCCTGGACGCCGCGGGCGCACCGCTGCGCAATGTGCACAAGTTGGAATCGGTCATCCGGATCCCGATCGTGCTGGGTGTCGCGGCGTTGCTGGGCCGGGTGCCTCTTCCTGGTTGGGGGCCGGGCAGTGCGCCGAGAGCGCAGTGGCTGCACGCGTTCGCCCACCCCGAGCGCGACAAGCGGGTCGCCGCGACGGTGGTAGTGCTGACCGCGCTGACGGTGAGCACCTCGCTGGCGTGGACCGCGCGGCTCACTCCGCCGGGCACGTTCAGCGCCATCCCCCGCTACTGGCACTACGCCGCCGATTGGCTTACCGCGCACAACACCGGGGCGCCCACCCCCGGGCGAGTGCTGGTGGTGCCGGGGGCGCCGTTCGCCACGCAGACGTGGGGCACCACCCACGACGAACCTCTGCAGGTGCTCGGCAGTGGCCCGTGGGGTGTGCGCGACTCGATCCCGTTGACCCCGCCGCAGACCATCCGGGCGCTGGATTCCGTGCAACGCCTGTTCGCCGCCGGCATCCCGTCCGCCGGGCTGGCCGATACCCTTGCTCGCCAAGGAATTTCGTATGTCGTGGTGCGCAACGACCTGGATCCCGACTCGTCGCGTTCGGCGCGCCCGATCCTGGTGCACCGCACCCTCGACGGATCGCCGCGACTGGAGAAGGCGGCGCAGTTCGGTGAGCCGGTGGGCCCCGGGACGCTGCCCGGGTTCGTCGCCGACAGCGGTCTGCGCCCGCGCTATCCGGCCGTCGAGATCTACCGAGTGGTGACCCCCGGCAATCCCGGCGCACCCTACTTCGCCGACATCGACGGATTGGCGCGCGTCGACGGCGGGCCCGAGGTGCTGTTGCGTCTCGACGAGCGGCGCAGACTGTTGGCCCGGCCGCCACTGGGTCCGGTGCTGCTGACCGCCGATGCCCGCGGCGCAGGGCTGCCGGCGCCGGTCGTGACCGTGACCGACACCCCGGTGTCGCGTGAGACCGACTACGGCCGCGTCGACGAGCACTCGTCGGCGATCAGGGCCGAGGGCGACGCCAGGCACACCTTCAACCGGGTGCCCGACTATCCGGACCCCGGCGCCGACGTGGTGTACGGCGCCTGGAACGGCGGGCGGATCACGGTCTCGAGTTCGTCGTCGGATTCCACCGCCATGCCCGACGTCGCCCCGGCGACCTCCCCCGCTGCGGCGATCGACGGCGACCCGGCCACATCGTGGGTGACCAATGCCCTGCAGGCCGCCGTCGGGCAGTGGCTGCAGGTCAACTTCGACCATCCGGTGACCAACGCGGCGCTGACCCTGACACCCAGCGCGACGGCCGTCGGCTCCCAGGTGCGACGCATCGTGATCGACACCGCCACCGGCAGCACCACGCTGCGCTTCGACCAGCCCGGTAAGCCGCTCACCGTGGCGCTGCCGTACGGCGAAACACCGTGGGTGCGAATCACCGCCGCCGGCACCGACGACGGATCCAGCGGCGTGCAGTTCGGCGTCACCGACCTGTCGATCACCCAGTACGACGCCTCCGGTTTCGCGCATCCGGTCGACCTGCGGCACACCGTGCGGGTGCCCGGGCCGCCAGGGGGTTCGGCGATCGCGGGCTGGGACCTGGGCTCGGAACTGCTCGGCCGGCCGGGTTGCGCCGCGGCCGGCGACAGCGTGCGCTGCGCGCCGTCGATGGCGCTGGCCCCGGAGGAGCCGGTCAATTTCAGCCGCACGCTGACCGTTCCCGCGCCGATATCGGTGACCCCACGGTTGTGGGTACGGCCTCGGCAGGGCCCCAACCTCGCCGACCTGATTGCCGAGCCGAATACCACTCGTGCCCAGGGCGATTCGGATACTGTCGACGTCCTCGGCTCGGCTTACGCGGCCACCGACGGTGATCCCGCCACCTCCTGGACCGCGCCGCAGCGGGTGGTGCAACACAAGAGCGCCCCAACCCTGACGCTGATGCTGCCGCGACCGACCGAGGTCACGGG
This window encodes:
- a CDS encoding glycoside hydrolase family 3 N-terminal domain-containing protein; protein product: MAFPRTLAVLAAASALLVACGHDAARPPATTSSKVLAAPPAPPVCSDPTSLPGKLSIRDKLAQLLMVGVKDADDARAVVNGYHVGGIFIGSWTDLGIYQGPLAEIAGSAGPLPLAVSVDEEGGRVSRLKSLIGTAPSPRELAKTQTVEQVREQAAQRGKKMRDLGITIDFAPVVDVSDEPDDAVIGNRSFSNDPATVTAYAGAYAQGLRDAGVLPVLKHFPGHGHGSGDSHKGGVLTPSLADLQTSDLVPYRTLTTVTPVAVMVGHLQVPGLTGDDPASLSRPAVQLLRDGIGYGAPPFNGPVFSDDLSSMAAISDRFGVAEAVLRTLQAGTDVALWVTTDEVPAVLDRLEKAVSAGELALPAVDQSLVRVATMKGPARTCGH
- a CDS encoding DUF2613 family protein; the protein is MTAFTLAAAAGIAAGLAIGAVATVGVTLTAEDRTLVPARAPSSPSSPYLVQYGDRCVGGYCLPCNSPEDCLNQIPPVPGLPPELQP
- a CDS encoding DUF2613 family protein; this encodes MAGFALAAAAGIAAGLTIGAAATVGVTFVVEDHRVVPVQTAPATLNPAGPYLVNYGSRCWHGHCVPWP
- a CDS encoding DUF2613 domain-containing protein — its product is MNRIIAPAAASVVVGLLLGAAAIFGITLMVQQDTKPPLPGGDPQSSVLNRVEYGNRS
- a CDS encoding alpha-(1->3)-arabinofuranosyltransferase domain-containing protein — protein: MSVTPLSRRWLFLVGAISLALTFAQSPGQVSPDTKLDLTANPLRFLARATNLWNSELPFGQTQNQAYGYLFPHGAFFAIGHLLGVPGWMTQRLWWALLLTAGFWGLLRVAEALGIGSPSSRVISAAAFALSPRVLTTLGSISSETLPIMLAPWVLLPTILALRGTPGRSVRALAGQAGLAVALMGAVNAIATLAGCLPAVIWWACHRPNRLWWRYTAWWALSLVLAMLWWVVALVMLRNVSPPFLDFIESSGVTTQWSSLVEMLRGTDSWTPFVAPNATAGAPLVTGSAAILATCLVAAAGLAGLASAAMPARGRLVTMLLVGVVLMAVGYSGGLGSPLAHQVQLFLDAAGAPLRNVHKLESVIRIPIVLGVAALLGRVPLPGWGPGSAPRAQWLHAFAHPERDKRVAATVVVLTALTVSTSLAWTARLTPPGTFSAIPRYWHYAADWLTAHNTGAPTPGRVLVVPGAPFATQTWGTTHDEPLQVLGSGPWGVRDSIPLTPPQTIRALDSVQRLFAAGIPSAGLADTLARQGISYVVVRNDLDPDSSRSARPILVHRTLDGSPRLEKAAQFGEPVGPGTLPGFVADSGLRPRYPAVEIYRVVTPGNPGAPYFADIDGLARVDGGPEVLLRLDERRRLLARPPLGPVLLTADARGAGLPAPVVTVTDTPVSRETDYGRVDEHSSAIRAEGDARHTFNRVPDYPDPGADVVYGAWNGGRITVSSSSSDSTAMPDVAPATSPAAAIDGDPATSWVTNALQAAVGQWLQVNFDHPVTNAALTLTPSATAVGSQVRRIVIDTATGSTTLRFDQPGKPLTVALPYGETPWVRITAAGTDDGSSGVQFGVTDLSITQYDASGFAHPVDLRHTVRVPGPPGGSAIAGWDLGSELLGRPGCAAAGDSVRCAPSMALAPEEPVNFSRTLTVPAPISVTPRLWVRPRQGPNLADLIAEPNTTRAQGDSDTVDVLGSAYAATDGDPATSWTAPQRVVQHKSAPTLTLMLPRPTEVTGLRLLPSRSTLPAQPTVVAVNLGDGPQVRKFAPSEPGGEPHTLSLSLRPRVTDTVTVSLLDWQDVIDRNALGFDQLKPPGLAEVAALGPDGNPIAPADAARNRPREIVVDCDHGPVIAVAGRFVHTSIRTTAGSLLAGEPIPVSACDSTPIALPAGQQELLISPGARFVVDGVQLSTPNTTELPCGTSLSAVPAATGGWGPDRREVRAPASPTSRVLVIPESINPGWVARTSTGARLTPVAVNGWQQGWVVPAGDPGTITLSFASNSLYRVGLAAGLALLPLLAALAWWRRRGGSDDPPASPWSPGPWAAVPLLAAGALIAGVAGVVVIGSVIGLRYALRHREGLRHRVTVAASAGGLILAGAALSRQPWRSVDGYAGHSASVQLLALISLAAVAASVVALPDHGRAAHNE